The Canis lupus dingo isolate Sandy chromosome 34, ASM325472v2, whole genome shotgun sequence genome contains the following window.
GGGAGCAGAGGTGGGGTGATGTGGGGCCACTGGCTGAGGAATGTGGGCAGCTTCTAAATGCTAGAAAAGGCAAGCAAATTGATCCCACCCtcgagcctccagaaggaacccaGTGCTGCCAGCCcacttcagacttctgacctccagacctGTATGATAATAAGTGCAAGATGCTAACATTTTTTACTGCAGCGTTGGGAAACTAATCCAGTGGGCCCTTTGGTTTACTAATTCCTGAAACCATGGATATTAACATCTTCCAACGACAAGAATCTAATGTTCTCCCCTCTCTTATTGTCTTCTATTTTCCATGATGCCTGTGTTTTGGGCCTAACTTCATCTTctccactagactgtgagctgcTTCAGGGCAGCCTTgttccatgtggggctcagcATGTAGCTAGCGGTGGGCACTGCCAGCGTATACCAGGCAGTGTTCTAAGTGCGTTTCTTGCGCCTACTCGTTTCATCTGCATGGTCACCCTGTAATCCCCGtgttacagaagagaaaaccaggGTTCAGAGAAGTAAAGGGTCCTACCGTTAGTAAGGTGCAGAGCTCAGGTCCTTACTTTGAGGTTATGCTCTTACCTGCTGATTTGCTCCTTAAtcgaaattttttttcaaatcaatttcAGCCCCCAGAACTTGAGATCCTcttaagaatgtattttaaagagtAAAACTCCAGAGGAGGCTATTTTTGGTATCATTCTCTGTTTTCAAGTGATTGGAGTTCACTTTATTCCATACTGGTGCattgaaatgattattttatcttctgttctttttggatcttctttaaaaatcttttcataacCATACTTACTATTTTTTAGTGAGACCTGATTTTAGTCTCTATTATTTGACAATTGTATTAGTTCGACTGGACTGTAGATACCTCACCAATTTTGATGTGGATTCTTTATATCTTATTTGAAATAGGGTAGTaattagacattttaatatttgtgaagCTTTGTTCTACATCATAAAAATACAGAGTCCTTGGTTAACGCCTTTAttaattggtatttttattgaattcataAAATACCAAAGAGGGAcaaatacattgttttcttaaggatgattaaaaaaaaagtacgttggaaagaaaagattttagatTCCCATTAGAATTGAATAATTTTCTCTGAAACACTTTAATTTAGTTGATGGAATTAGAACTCATGGAATCCTACATTTGTAACTTAGCCTGTATTCAGCTAAATTATCCTTCTTTAAACAGTGTGAGTTTGTCAAtaagaattatagaaaaaaaaatactaccttgGGATTTCAGATTTGGTGTGATGTGTGTATTTCCTGTTTGCTTCCCATCTAGGTACATCCCCTGAAATACTTGAAGAAACTCAGTTGGGATGTGTTCTACCTACAAGTCTTGGCACCAACAGTTTGAAGAAAAGCAGTTGGGGAGTTTTAATTACTGGGATCGTTGGTGGGACGCTGGTGGCGGTGTATGCTGTGGCCACACCATTTCTAACACCAGCCCTCCGAAAAATTTGTTTGCCTTTTGTACCTGCAACTACAAAGCAGATTGCAAATGTTGTGAAAATGCTGCACTGCAGAAG
Protein-coding sequences here:
- the ATPSCKMT gene encoding ATP synthase subunit C lysine N-methyltransferase isoform X4; its protein translation is MARGGGTSPEILEETQLGCVLPTSLGTNSLKKSSWGVLITGIVGGTLVAVYAVATPFLTPALRKICLPFVPATTKQIANVVKMLHCRRGSLVDIGSGDGRIVIAAAKEGFTAVGYELNPWLVWYSRYRAWREGVQDSAKFYISDLWKVTFSQYSNVVIFGVPQM